CTGCCTGTACTCCCGACGATTCTGACTATCTCGCAAAAACCAGTAGCCGTGCTGTTCCAAGAGCACGCTCCACTTGCGCAGGGTGCTGGCCCCAATACCTAACAGTCCCGCAACTTCTCTGCCACTGTATGTTCTCTCCCGTGCCAATAACTCGATAACCTCTCCCATAGAAATCCCTCCTCTGACGTAAGTCCGCTCATCTCTTGCTATACCGTTTCTGTACGTGAAAATGGTTTTCCTTTTGGAATCGTGCGACAAAATCTCACAGTGTTCGTGAACGGAGGACGGTTTTGGCGTCACTATGCCACCAGACGACAAAGTTGGTAAGAGAGTGTAGGGCAAAATAAGGACAAATGACGGACGGGTACAAGTACATTTTCTCTTTCACTCCGCATTTGCTCAATAGGGCTATGCCAAATGTACATAGGATGCATGAGAAGGAGGGATTGACCATGTCATTTAAAGACCAAGTAAAAAAATTCGAAGGCAGAAATGTTAAGGTTGCTACTGTAGACGGTACTTTTTTCGGCCGTCTGGTACAAGTAAAATCGACCACTATTATTTTGGAAGAACGCAATGGTAATCGCCGCACCATTATTCGTGATTCAAAAATTGTTGCTGTTACAGAGCATGACGGCGACGATTGCTAAGTTCTGATTGTAGAAAATTAGAGTTTGTTTCTCAGGCTGTCGAGTGATCGACGGCCTTTCCTATTCTTTACACCCTGCAGCATGGTAACATAAAAGGGACTGAAAAAACGTTGCGAATAGAGGGGGTACCACTATGTTGGATATTCGGTTTCACGGACATTCTTCCGTGCAAGTAACAAGTGAAGGGCATTCGATTATGATTGATCCATTTATTTCAGGAAGCCCAGTGGCAGCAACCAAGCTGGAAGACATCTCGGTTCAGTACATCCTTCTGACACATGGACACCAAGATCATATTCTGGATGCGGTAGAGTTGGCCAAGAAAAACGATGCGACAATCGTTGCAACCCATGAGCTTGCTACCTATTTGAGCTGGCAGGGAGTCAAGACCATCTCGATGAATCTGGGAGGCTCTGTCAAACTGCCATTTGGAAAAGTGAAAATGACACAGGCGTTCCACAGCTCCGGTGTTGTGTTGGATGATGAAAAACAAATCGTGTACACGGGAATGCCAGGGGGCTTTGTGATCGAGCTGGGTGGAAAAACGATCTATCACGCAGGGGATACAGGGCTGTTCGGTGACATGAAGCTGATCGGAGAGCGTCATAACATCGATTTGGCGTTCCTGCCGATTGGAGATGTGTTCACAATGGGACCTGAGGATGCACTCGTGGCTGCCGAGTGGGTACAAGCAGATTTTGTTGTGCCGATTCATTATGATACATTCCCGCCGATCAAACAGGATGGGGAAGCATTCGTGGCTGAGCTGGCCGAGAAAGACATCAGAGGCAAGGCATTGAAGCCAGGAGAGACGTTGCGTCTGCCATAACACGATCTCGATACATATTACCGCTAATCTACGGAGGATGGATTAGCGGTTTTTTTCTATGTATGTGGCTGCGGTGGGGAGAAGAATATTTCCAGACTAGGCTCCAGGCTCCGTCCCGCTGGGGGTAAGGCTGTCCGCTCCGAAGGGATTCGCGGGGAAACGCAAAAGTGGTAGCCGCTACGTAGCCCGGGCACGTTGCGTTTCTTTTGCCCGCGAATCCCTTCTCCGCTAGGAAGGACTCCACAAGTCGCTACGTCTGGAAATATTCTTCTCTGTCGTGAACTGATTACGTTCTTCCATCTTTTGAAAAATCGGATCAAACGGAAAGCACGTAGAGGAAACAGGAGAAATAAGCGAAGATCTTAGGGACACCGACCGAGGCGCAATGAAAAAAAGAGAAACAAGCTTTTAGCGTCCACCTCTGAGACGCCACCTGAATGGACGACTTTGGACGCGGGTTTCGCTTTTTTTCATGGAGCCGGGCAGTCAATCCCCCAGCGGGTGGCCCTAGAAGCTGGAGCGTTTTCTCCTGTTTCCTCCCAGCACTACAGCAACAACATAAGGTCTCTAGTTATGTAGCTGGCGGTGGGGAGAAGAATATTTCCAGACTAGGCTCCAGGCTCCGTCCTACTGAGGGCTGAGACTGTCCGCTCCGAAGGGATTCGCGGGGAAACGCAAAAGTGGTAGCCGCTTCGTAGCCCGGGCACGTTGCGCTTCTTTTGCCCGCGAATCCCTTCTCCGCTCGGTAGGACTCCACAAGTCGCTACGTCTGGAAATATTCTTCTCTGTCGTAAC
This genomic stretch from Brevibacillus brevis harbors:
- a CDS encoding metal-dependent hydrolase; this encodes MLDIRFHGHSSVQVTSEGHSIMIDPFISGSPVAATKLEDISVQYILLTHGHQDHILDAVELAKKNDATIVATHELATYLSWQGVKTISMNLGGSVKLPFGKVKMTQAFHSSGVVLDDEKQIVYTGMPGGFVIELGGKTIYHAGDTGLFGDMKLIGERHNIDLAFLPIGDVFTMGPEDALVAAEWVQADFVVPIHYDTFPPIKQDGEAFVAELAEKDIRGKALKPGETLRLP